From the Platichthys flesus chromosome 6, fPlaFle2.1, whole genome shotgun sequence genome, one window contains:
- the hps5 gene encoding Hermansky-Pudlak syndrome 5 protein — protein MSLIPVVPENYGHLLAEFDCLDPLLSALRLDSGRLKCTCLAVSRKWLALGTSAGGLHLIQKEGWKQRIILSHKEGSICQVACCPHDEDFIAVATSQGLVVVWELQLERRGRPERVCVSWEHRGQAITALCWDTGALRVFVGDSGGKVSFLRAGSSKLGKGSAFVIFPVQTVTTVDSRVVQLGYQDGRLLVSSLSRCYLCDTEREKFWRVGNKERDGEYGACFFPQNKGLLVGQPPLLYCARPGSRIWEASFHGEVLSTHQFKQPLACPPLPLITYRNEPHYSPVQKSPQSIAFPKLLYLGDQNLLTWTDTAIYIFTPHNGQVLLWTEVKDLSEVAVYRSELFCLHGSGRLSHLSLLSAERCVERLLRRESWPLAAAVCCMFPHAITTSKARKSIPIDRLEHLRSQLNATTHLELSGQLEEVITKLEPLDSASSSRRSSISSHESFNVLDCGIYRVISRRGSQSDEETSSLINQSMSEEERLKEFSFVQEDDQVDQDPQSGERPEAERSDQGMQFHLPLSFRPKPPRIALQAVKDSVSSFVKKTTEKINTLQMNSELWQRPEFREGGQSDVSSTATLYSEEMENELYDEMPNTETDMQELRSATERTISQIQDPLVLLDPVCLGETLLEWLPVLERILGPAELGSSAVSGSNPDGAGQERDYLNSCCSSGEAPDCGTEEKNEESPEVREREYQCASTEKVSEVPHLSEPVRVVSPKPVPPDLLDNLTQLATLYTELSCFRNQEIERAPGCTAFLRSYFFLLDQERIRRMCLLCYQERPEVQSSFTEAMLDLTRSCKVVEVIQRGDLLRSLRSLRELQPWSAPVLLAHLHRLYEKHGESAVRSFSQFYPTITPADVMALAQQSHFLAYLDNLVQSRTEEHRLSFLQSLLEPESLRQDWLELALTHDAPQRCDTQTPDGQPRWHSHCFSWGYGRLLSLLIRLPADLSSKQKMAETCRSHGYWTGYLCLCCELQRRAEAFSTICQLDDISLLEEPEGVGPQTLDEWKLLIRLSQQCRGETDSEQVPGVNGNSWSNGSADCGGKTSLENLTLMLARKAGPDRALNVLEECGVQLVLSPQSKLVCELLRVTEKRQRAMIQTMLERCDRFLWSQHA, from the exons ATGTCTCTGATACCAGTCGTACCAGAGAACTACGGTCATTTGCTGGCAGAGTTTGACTGTCTCGATCCACTTCTGTCTGCGCTACGTTTGGACTCCGGCAGGCTCAAG tgtaCCTGCCTGGCTGTGTCGAGGAAGTGGCTGGCATTGGGAACATCAGCAGGAGGGTTGCACCTGATTCAGAAGGAGGGTTGGAAACAAAGGATCATCCTCTCTCACAAG GAGGGATCCATCTGTCAGGTGGCGTGTTGCCCGCACGATGAAGATTTCATTGCCGTTGCGACAAG TCAGGGTCTGGTGGTGGTgtgggagctgcagctggagcggCGAGGTCGACCAGAGAGAGTCTGCGTGTCCTGGGAGCACAGAGGTCAGGCCATCACTGCACTCTGCTGGGACACGGGCGCACTCAGAGTTTTTGTCGGGGACTCGGGAGGCAAGGTGTCCTTTCTGCGTGCAGGATCCTCAAAGCTGGGAAAG GGGTCAGCATTTGTTATCTTCCCTGTTCAGACCGTCACCACGGTCGACTCCAGAGTGGTTCAGCTTGGGTACCAAGATGGCCGCCTGCTTGTGTCTTCGCTCAGCCGCTGCTACCTCTGCGACACAGAGAG GGAGAAGTTCTGGCGTGTGGGAAACAAGGAGCGTGATGGGGAGTATGGAGCTTGCTTTTTCCCCCAGAATAAGGGACTATTAGTTGGTCAGCCACCCCTGCTCTACTGCGCCCGGCCAGGCTCGCGAATTTGGGAGGCCAGTTTTCATGGCGAGGTTCTGAGCACACACCAGTTCAAGCAGCCACTGGCCTGCCCCCCTCTACCTCTCATCACTTACAG AAATGAGCCACATTACAGCCCAGTGCAGAAGAGCCCCCAGTCAATTGCTTTTCCTAAGCTGCTTTATTTGGG AGATCAAAATCTACTGACCTGGACCGATACCGCTATTTATATCTTCACCCCTCACAATGGACAAGTGCTTCTGTGGACTGAAGTCAAAG ACCTGAGTGAGGTGGCAGTCTACCGCAGCGAGCTCTTCTGTCTCCATGGCAGCGGGCGTCTGTCCCACCTCTCCCTGTTGTCTGCAGAGCGCTGTGTCGAGCGTCTGCTGCGGAGGGAGTCCTGGCCACTTGCTGCTGCCGTGTGCTGTATGTTTCCGCACGCAATTACTACCAGCAAG GCCAGGAAATCTATTCCCATCGATCGCCTTGAACATCTCAGGTCGCAGCTCAATGCCACCACTCACCTGGAGCTCAGTGGCCAGCTGGAGGAAGTCATCACGAAGCTGGAGCCTCTGGACTCCGCCTCCAGCAGCCGCAGAAGCAGCATCTCCTCACAT GAGAGCTTCAACGTTCTCGACTGTGGAATCTATCGTGTGATTAGCCGCAGAGGAAGTCAGTCAGACGAGGAGACAAGCTCACTCATCAATCAGTCCAtgtcggaggaggagagactcaAAGAGTTCAGCTTTGTCCAGGAAGACGATCAAGTGGATCAAG ATCCACAGAGCGGCGAGCGGCCGGAGGCTGAGCGATCTGACCAAGGCATGCAGTTCCATCTTCCCCTTTCATTCCGCCCTAAACCACCTCGCATTGCACTGCAGGCCGTCAAAGACAG TGTTTCTAGTTTTGTTAAGAAGACGACAGAGAAGATCAACACCCTCCAGATGAACTCTGAGCTCTGGCAGCGACCTGAGTTCAGAGAGGGCGGACAGTCGGATGTGTCCTCCACCGCTACTCTATACTCagaagaaatggaaaatga ACTTTATGATGAAATGCCTaatacagagacagacatgcAGGAACTTCGATCAGCAACAGAGCGAACTAT CTCCCAGATCCAAGATCCCTTGGTGCTGCTCGATCCAGTCTGCCTGGGTGAAACGCTGCTGGAGTGGCTGCCGGTGCTGGAGCGAATACTCGGACCTGCAGAACTCGGGTCGTCTGCTGTCAGTGGCTCAAACCCGGATGGAGCAGGACAGGAGAGGGATTATCTGAATTCGTGCTGCTCTTCAGGAGAAGCACCAGATTGTGGCACAGAGGAAAAGAATGAGGAGTCACCTGAGGTCAGAGAGCGGGAGTACCAGTGTGCTTCCACTGAGAAAGTGTCTGAGGTTCCTCACCTCTCAGAGCCTGTGCGAGTGGTGTCCCCCAAACCTGTGCCGCCTGATCTCCTGGATAATCTCACTCAGCTGGCCACGTTATACACAGAGCTGAGCTGCTTTAGAAATCAGGAGATTGAGCGAGCACCGGGATGCACTGCGTTCCTGCGCAGTTACTTCTTTCTACTGGATCAAGAGCGCATCAGAAGAATGTGTCTGTTATGTTACCAGGAGCGGCCGGAGGTGCAGAGCTCCTTCACTGAGGCCATGTTAG ATCTCACTAGGTCTTGTAAGGTGGTGGAGGTTATTCAGAGAGGGGATCTACTGCGGTCACTGCGCAGTCTGAGAGAGCTGCAGCCCTGGAGCGCACCGGTTCTCCTCGCTCACCTGCACAG GTTATATGAGAAGCACGGGGAGTCGGCTGTACGATCATTTTCTCAGTTCTACCCTACAATAACTCCTGCTGACGTAATGGCATTGGCTCAGCAAAGCCACTTCCTGGCCTATCTGGATAATCTGGTCCAATCCCGAACTGAGGAGCACAG GTTGTCATTTTTGCAGTCCCTTCTTGAACCAGAATCACTGAGGCAGGATTGGCTTGAACTTGCACTTACCCATGATGCACCTCAACGCTGTGATACCCAAACTCCTGATGGACAGCCCAG GTGGCATTCACATTGTTTCAGCTGGGGTTACGGACGCCTCCTGTCCCTGTTGATTCGTCTTCCTGCAGACCTGTCCTCCAAGCAGAAGATGGCAGAGACATGCCGCAGTCATGG GTACTGGACGGGCTacctctgcctctgctgtgaGCTGCAGCGTCGCGCAGAAGCCTTCTCCACAATCTGTCAGCTGGATGACATCAGCCTGCTGGAGGAACCTGAGG GTGTTGGGCCTCAGACATTGGACGAGTGGAAGCTCTTGATCCGGTTGTCTCAGCAGTGCAGAGGTGAGACAGACTCCGAGCAGGTCCCAGGTGTGAACGGGAACAGCTGGTCCAACGGCTCGGCAGACTGCGGAGGAAAGACCAGCCTGGAGAACCTGACCCTGATGCTGGCTCGGAAAGCCGGCCCTGACCGAGCTCTGAATGTCCTGGAGGAGTGTGGCGTGCAGCTGGTCCTGTCCCCTCAATCCAAACTGGTCTGTGAGCTGCTGAGGGTCACCGAGAAGAGGCAGAG GGCGATGATCCAGACGATGCTGGAGCGCTGCGATCGCTTCCTGTGGTCTCAGCATGCCTGA
- the epx gene encoding eosinophil peroxidase, whose amino-acid sequence MDRALMVSLSLLGLVLLSFPGHASLSRASGNTSGTVYLGSMFLNEALQRAMELTDAAYTRTSERGKKSLSEGTVRPSDLLAQFKHTEARTRTQIWAAELLDNTVELIREMVYTHTMVQPSSHELLSDKDVENLLQATGCSAELQRPSCQSDCVSERYRSITGECNNRDHPRWGAANIPYSRWLPPEYEDRWGTPRGWDPDHTYHNVSLPPVRLVSQEVLFTHNDNISLDSTLSHLLVEWGQWIDHDVVLTPQSPSTAAFRTGADCTHTCSRDTPCFPIQIPLSDRRNGVQKCMPFFRSAPSCSDGVLPHRHREQLNAITSFVDASMVYGSSTSVASSLRNNSSPLGSMTLNPQHSDQGLPYMPFLPRQQAHLDPCGPRNSTTSGTSDRSEPRQNSTSCFQAGDSRANEHLGMIALHTLFLREHNRLVKELHLLNPQWSPDTLYQEARKIMGAIHQILTWEHYLPQVLGETTTSRLMPPYEGYNPEVDPSIANVFAAAAFRFAHVTVQPVVNRLGPGYTTNSQHPPLPLHHSLFASWRVVQEGGIDPVLRGLLLSPAKLQTPGQMMVEELTERLFQAQGGMPLDLGALNLQRGRDHGLPGYGSWRSSCGLSVPDSPSDLAEILGNFTLAQKLQLLYGTPHNVDVWVGAISEPPLPGGRVGPLLACLLSRQFRALRDGDRFWWEKEGVFTGTQRRHLHAVSLSRIICDNSHIALVPKDPFSRTESAQDMLACSHPLIPHLDLSPWRESDTDPGCGPIPRIQSGYSLLCDSVILYECHSGFKLLGSSSVSCDTNKNQWSPAPPTCQDINECEEQISPCPQNLECFNKPGSFMCSEPSSLSAISLVTAVIVVIGGVAVLVMIMICYQRYFLEKQELVAAACCQGNG is encoded by the exons ATGGATAGAGCACTCATG GTGTCCCTCTCCCTACTTGGACtggtcctcctctccttccctggGCATGCTTCGCTGAGCCGAGCGTCTGGAAACACCTCAG GGACTGTGTATCTGGGGTCTATGTTTTTGAATGAGGCTCTTCAGAGGGCGATGGAGCTGACGGATGCTGCTTACACCCGCACAAGTGAAAG GGGGAAGAAATCCCTGTCTGAGGGCACTGTGAGACCCAGTGACCTGCTGGCTCAGTTCAAACACACTGAAGCCAGAACCAGGACTCAGATCtgggctgcagagctgctggacaACACGGTGGAGCTGATCAGAGAGATGGTCTACACTCACACTATGGTGCAGCCAAGCTCTCATG AGCTGCTGAGTGACAAAGATGTGGAGAATCTGCTGCAGGCGACCGGCTGCTCcgctgagctgcagagacccAGCTGTCAGAGCGACTGTGTGTCCGAGCGCTACAGATCCATCACAGGAGAGTGCAACAACAG AGATCATCCCAGATGGGGCGCTGCAAACATCCCATATTCCCGCTGGCTGCCTCCTGAGTACGAGGACCGGTGGGGGACGCCCAGAGGTTGGGACCCAGATCACACCTACCACAACGTCAGCCTGCCTCCA gtgcgGCTGGTTTCACAAGAGGTGCTGTTCACTCACAACGACAACATCTCTCTGGACTCCACCCTGTCCCACCTGCTGGTGGAGTGGGGTCAGTGGATCGACCACGACGTGGTGCTGACGCCTCAGAGCCCCAGTACGGCTGCTTTCAGGACCGGAGCGgactgcacacacacctgcagccgGGACACGCCCTGTTTCCCCATACAG atCCCTCTGTCAGATCGCCGTAATGGCGTCCAGAAGTGTATGCCTTTCTTCCGATCTGCTCCCAGCTGCAGCGACGGAGTCCTCCCTCATCGCCACAGAGAGCAGCTGAACGCCATCACCTCCTTTGTGGATGCCAGCATGGTGTACGGCAGCTCCACCAGTGTGGCCTCGTCTCTGAGGAACAACTCCTCTCCTCTGGGCTCCATGACCCTCAACCCCCAGCACTCAGACCAGGGGCTGCCCTACATGCCCTTCCTGCCTCGACAGCAGGCGCACCTGGATCCCTGTGGTCCTCGAAACTCCACCACCTCGGGGACGTCGGACAGGTCCGAGCCCCGGCAGAACTCCACGTCCTGCTTTCAAGCTG GTGATTCAAGAGCAAACGAGCATCTGGGAATGATCGCGCTGCACACGCTCTTTCTGAGAGAGCACAACCGGCTGGTCAAAGAGCTGCACCTGCTCAACCCTCAGTGGAGCCCCGACACTCTGTATCAGGAGGCCCGCAAGATCATGGGAGCCATCCATCAG ATCCTCACATGGGAGCACTACCTGCCACAGGTCCTGGGTGAGACCACCACCTCCCGACTGATGCCTCCTTACGAGGGTTATAATCCTGAAGTGGATCCCAGCATCGCCAACGTCTTTGCAGCTGCCGCGTTTCGTTTTGCCCACGTCACGGTGCAGCCAGTGGTGAACAGGCTGGGGCCAGGATACACCACAAACTCCCAGCATCCCCCACTGCCTCTGCACCACTCTCTGTTCGCCTCTTGGAGGGTTGTGCAGGAAG GGGGTATCGACCCTGTGCTGCGTGGCTTGTTGCTGTCTCCAGCCAAACTGCAGACTCCAGGTCAGatgatggtggaggagctgacTGAGAGGCTGTTTCAGGCACAGGGGGGGATGCCCCTGGACCTTGGGGCCCTCAACCTCCAGAGGGGCCGCGACCACGGCTTACCTG GGTACGGCTCGTGGCGAAGCTCCTGCGGCCTCTCGGTTCCCGACTCCCCGTCCGATCTGGCTGAAATCCTGGGAAACTTCACTCTGGCCCAGAAACTCCAGCTCCTGTACGGGACGCCCCACAACGTGGACGTGTGGGTGGGGGCCATCTCCGAGCCCCCTCTGCCCGGAGGCCGAGTCGGGCCGCTCCTGGCCTGCCTGCTGTCCAGACAGTTCAGAGCCCTGAGAGATGGCGACAG GTTCTggtgggagaaggagggagtgTTCACCGGCACCCAGAGGAGACACCTCCACGCCGTCTCTCTGTCCCGCATCATTTGTGATAACAGCCACATCGCCCTCGTCCCTAAGGACCCGTTCTCACGCACCGAGAGCGCCCAGGACATGCTGGCCTGTTCCCACCCGCTCATCCCTCACCTCGACCTCAGCCCCTGGAGAGAATCAGACACAG ATCCCGGCTGTGGTCCGATACCCAGGATTCAATCTGGTTACTccctcctctgtgactctgtgatTCTGTATGAGTGTCACTCGGGCTTCAAGCTGCTGGGATCTTCATCTGTCAGCTGTGATACGAACAAGAACCAGTGGAGCCCCGCCCCTCCAACATGTCAAG ATATCAATGAGTGTGAAGAACAGATTTCTCCATGTCCACAAAACCTTGAATGTTTCAACAAACCAGGTTCCTTCATGTGCTCAG AGCCCTCGTCACTCTCTGCCATCTCTCTGGTCACTGCGGTGATAGTAGTGATCGGTGGTGTGGCCGTACTGGTGATGATAATGATCTGTTATCAAAG ATATTTCCTTGAGAAACAGGAGTTGGTCGCTGCAGCCTGTTGTCAAGGAAACGGTTAA